One Quadrisphaera setariae genomic region harbors:
- a CDS encoding DsbA family protein — protein sequence MSWDRHSYGDPDAAHTVVEHGDFECPFCAAAAPVLKALVDSSGGAVRLVFRHFPLFTKHPFALTAALASEAAAEQGRFWDLHELLFRHQADLSDPQLAALAERAGLDEPAAVVGERVQRFRPAVEADYADGGAAGVRGTPTLFVDGRLYTGRVEEGALRRELGLPRR from the coding sequence GTGAGCTGGGACCGGCACTCCTACGGGGACCCCGACGCCGCCCACACGGTCGTGGAGCACGGCGACTTCGAGTGCCCGTTCTGCGCGGCGGCCGCGCCGGTGCTGAAGGCGCTGGTCGACTCCTCCGGCGGCGCCGTGCGACTGGTCTTCCGGCACTTCCCGCTGTTCACCAAGCACCCGTTCGCGCTGACCGCGGCGCTGGCCTCGGAGGCGGCGGCCGAGCAGGGGCGGTTCTGGGACCTGCACGAGCTGCTGTTCCGCCACCAGGCGGACCTGTCCGACCCGCAGCTGGCGGCCCTCGCCGAGCGCGCCGGCCTCGACGAGCCCGCCGCGGTGGTGGGGGAGCGCGTCCAGCGCTTCCGGCCCGCGGTGGAGGCCGACTACGCAGACGGCGGAGCGGCCGGTGTCAGGGGCACGCCGACGCTGTTCGTCGACGGCCGCCTGTACACCGGCCGCGTGGAGGAGGGCGCGCTGCGGCGCGAGCTGGGCCTGCCCCGCCGCTGA
- a CDS encoding N-acetylglucosamine kinase, which produces MSPGLSGLLLGVDVGGSKTAVAVADAGGRVLFSGRGPGGSPDELTERGCLDVVQATLTAAGAPTSGYAVAALAVAGVDQPDEEQALAAVARERGLVVGPDEGGVLSVVNDLFAVLRSAADTDGSAGARGIAVIAGTGTNAVGLDGEETVRFLSLGPVSGDWGGGADLGVAALGAACREEDGRGPATALTAAVRRQYGTASAHEAVLALHRGQAAAGSERHLARAVLAAADAGDAVAVELVRRLAREVADFAAASAARLGHPLHELPVVLGGGLLHARTPRLTAEVRAALLQRDPAVADSSIRYTDVPPVVGSLLLAFDAAVASGSLPASARPSPAVLATQL; this is translated from the coding sequence GTGAGCCCGGGGCTGAGCGGCCTGCTGCTCGGGGTGGACGTCGGCGGCTCGAAGACCGCAGTCGCCGTCGCCGACGCCGGCGGGCGCGTGCTCTTCTCCGGCCGCGGGCCGGGCGGCTCCCCCGACGAGCTCACCGAGCGCGGCTGCCTCGACGTGGTCCAGGCGACCCTGACCGCTGCCGGAGCGCCGACCAGCGGGTACGCGGTGGCGGCGCTGGCCGTGGCGGGCGTGGACCAGCCCGACGAGGAGCAGGCCCTCGCGGCCGTGGCCCGCGAGCGCGGGCTCGTGGTCGGCCCGGACGAGGGCGGGGTGCTGTCGGTGGTGAACGACCTGTTCGCCGTGCTGCGCTCCGCCGCTGACACCGACGGGTCTGCGGGGGCTCGCGGTATCGCCGTCATCGCCGGCACGGGGACGAACGCCGTGGGGCTGGACGGCGAGGAGACGGTGCGCTTCCTGTCGCTGGGACCGGTCTCGGGCGACTGGGGCGGTGGCGCCGACCTGGGCGTGGCCGCGCTGGGTGCCGCCTGCCGGGAGGAGGACGGGCGGGGCCCGGCGACGGCGCTGACGGCCGCCGTGCGGCGGCAGTACGGGACGGCGAGCGCGCACGAGGCGGTGCTCGCGCTGCACCGGGGGCAGGCGGCGGCCGGTTCCGAGCGCCACCTGGCCCGGGCGGTGCTGGCCGCGGCCGACGCCGGGGACGCCGTGGCGGTGGAGCTGGTGCGCCGCCTGGCGCGCGAGGTGGCCGACTTCGCCGCCGCCTCGGCCGCCCGGCTGGGCCACCCGCTGCACGAGCTGCCGGTGGTGCTGGGCGGAGGGCTGCTGCACGCCCGGACGCCGCGGCTGACCGCCGAGGTGCGAGCGGCGCTGCTGCAGCGCGACCCCGCCGTCGCCGACAGCTCCATCCGCTACACGGACGTGCCACCGGTGGTCGGGTCGCTGCTGCTGGCCTTCGACGCGGCGGTGGCGAGCGGCTCGCTGCCTGCGAGCGCCCGCCCCTCTCCCGCGGTGCTGGCGACCCAGCTGTAG
- a CDS encoding epoxide hydrolase family protein: MGYDVQPFQVHIPDADLADLRERLERTRFPQDFGNDDWRYGYNTSYHRELVRYWLDEYDWRDVERRMNQLPQFKVDLMGVPLHFVHVKGRGKNPSVPLLLHHGWPWTFWDVRKVIGPLTDPAAHGLDDSLSFDVVLISLPGYGFSSPLTDTGWNWWRTADLENTLMKEVLGYERYATAGGDWGALVAQQHGHKYEDDLIGVYTHFPAQMSHYLPEHPDAPASVQYDPLLGLPAASEYGEGEEGWFERGKLFVQHESGYGEIQLTKPQTLAALFADSPAGQLAWITEKRYFWGLAERGEGTERFEAVWPKEDLVTTAAVYFLTNTGGTSSRYYWECRGNPWKPSHDRFPVVGAPTAVSIYPGEIYKPPRTFTEAYFNLQQYRVHDDGGHFAPLEVPDTYVRDVRDFFGSLVQQG, translated from the coding sequence GTGGGGTACGACGTGCAGCCCTTCCAGGTCCACATCCCCGACGCCGACCTCGCCGACCTGCGCGAGCGCCTCGAGCGCACCCGCTTCCCCCAGGACTTCGGCAACGACGACTGGCGCTACGGCTACAACACCTCCTACCACCGCGAGCTGGTGCGGTACTGGCTGGACGAGTACGACTGGCGCGACGTCGAGCGCCGCATGAACCAGCTGCCGCAGTTCAAGGTCGACCTCATGGGCGTGCCGCTGCACTTCGTGCACGTCAAGGGCAGGGGGAAGAACCCGTCGGTGCCGCTGCTGCTGCACCACGGCTGGCCCTGGACCTTCTGGGACGTCCGCAAGGTCATCGGTCCGCTGACCGACCCGGCAGCGCACGGGCTGGACGACTCCCTCAGCTTCGACGTCGTCCTCATCTCCCTGCCCGGGTACGGCTTCTCCTCGCCGCTGACGGACACCGGCTGGAACTGGTGGCGCACCGCCGACCTCGAGAACACCCTCATGAAGGAGGTCCTCGGGTACGAGCGGTACGCCACGGCGGGCGGTGACTGGGGCGCGCTCGTCGCCCAGCAGCACGGCCACAAGTACGAGGACGACCTCATCGGCGTCTACACGCACTTCCCCGCCCAGATGAGCCACTACCTGCCCGAGCACCCCGACGCCCCCGCGTCGGTGCAGTACGACCCGCTGCTCGGCCTGCCCGCCGCCAGCGAGTACGGCGAGGGCGAGGAGGGCTGGTTCGAGCGCGGGAAGCTGTTCGTCCAGCACGAGTCGGGCTACGGCGAGATCCAGCTCACCAAGCCGCAGACGCTGGCCGCGCTCTTCGCCGACTCCCCCGCAGGGCAGCTCGCCTGGATCACCGAGAAGCGCTACTTCTGGGGCCTGGCCGAGCGCGGCGAGGGCACCGAGCGCTTCGAGGCGGTCTGGCCCAAGGAGGACCTCGTCACCACGGCCGCGGTGTACTTCCTCACCAACACGGGCGGCACGTCCTCGCGCTACTACTGGGAGTGCCGCGGCAACCCGTGGAAGCCCTCCCACGACAGGTTCCCCGTGGTCGGCGCCCCCACCGCGGTGAGCATCTACCCCGGGGAGATCTACAAGCCGCCGCGCACCTTCACCGAGGCGTACTTCAACCTCCAGCAGTACCGCGTCCACGACGACGGCGGGCACTTCGCCCCGCTGGAGGTGCCCGACACCTACGTGCGGGACGTGCGGGACTTCTTCGGGTCGCTCGTCCAGCAGGGCTAG
- a CDS encoding SWIM zinc finger family protein, which produces MTVGKTPWDSSWPPGSRIPADGIRPRSKRGAFATTWWGRRFTDAVEEAAGPGRLSRGRTYARAGQVVHLDVGTPGTRTAGRVLATVQGSRSRPYDVVLTLGTWDAETRGELADALAADPSVLTAVLGGTLPEAFEQLCLDAGLVLLPRSLSDLRTSCTCPDLVEPCKHAAAVVYLLAERLDDDPFTVLRLRGVDRDGLLSLVAERRAALDGDGGTGEVGDGGGRAAPARRAAVGGPLPADASFWRGRPLPPPPDPAVPPGASALDALDASFLGPAGDAVVARLRPLLDAVAGGGR; this is translated from the coding sequence GTGACGGTGGGGAAGACGCCCTGGGACTCGAGCTGGCCGCCCGGCAGCAGGATCCCCGCCGACGGCATCAGGCCGCGCTCCAAGCGCGGCGCCTTCGCCACCACGTGGTGGGGGAGGCGGTTCACCGACGCCGTGGAGGAGGCCGCCGGGCCGGGCCGGCTCTCGCGGGGGCGGACCTACGCGCGCGCAGGGCAGGTGGTGCACCTCGACGTCGGCACGCCGGGCACCCGGACGGCGGGCCGCGTCCTGGCCACGGTGCAGGGGAGCCGCTCCAGGCCCTACGACGTGGTGCTGACCCTGGGCACCTGGGACGCCGAGACCCGCGGTGAGCTGGCCGACGCCCTCGCCGCCGACCCGTCGGTGCTCACCGCGGTGCTCGGCGGGACGCTGCCGGAGGCCTTCGAGCAGCTGTGCCTCGACGCCGGGCTGGTGCTGCTGCCGCGCTCGCTCTCCGACCTGCGCACCAGCTGCACCTGCCCCGACCTCGTCGAGCCGTGCAAGCACGCCGCCGCTGTGGTCTACCTCCTGGCCGAGCGCCTCGACGACGACCCCTTCACCGTGCTGCGCCTGCGCGGGGTGGACCGCGACGGGTTGCTGTCGCTGGTCGCCGAGCGGCGAGCCGCTCTGGACGGCGACGGCGGCACTGGCGAGGTCGGCGACGGAGGGGGCCGTGCTGCTCCCGCGCGCCGGGCGGCGGTCGGGGGGCCGCTGCCCGCGGACGCGTCCTTCTGGCGCGGTCGCCCGCTCCCGCCGCCGCCCGACCCGGCGGTGCCCCCGGGCGCGAGCGCCCTGGACGCCCTCGACGCCTCCTTCCTCGGACCCGCGGGTGACGCGGTGGTGGCCCGTCTGCGGCCCCTGCTGGACGCCGTGGCTGGTGGCGGTCGCTGA
- a CDS encoding ABC transporter permease, with product MSTQVSTSAPQPPAAAAEAPPEVRRGLPPGLWQTLGPAAVFVVLFGITAALQPAILSGVGPINLTTQATAILLVALGQAAVLHVGSIDLSNAASAVLGAMVLAKLLGPTAVAAPVLTLVVMALIGAVNGLLVAFTQVPSFALTLGTLGVLQAASLVVSDNTTVYASSNGEVVSWLFIQAFAGLPVAFWFAVVVAVLFWLVLRRTSLGQALTAVGLNETAAVFSGLRTRWLKVAAFSFSGLMAGAAGICIISQAGAASSFGLGSDLLLPGIAAALIGGVAITGGRTNPVGVVFGALTVALVPIAATALGVTPQARSLVYGAVVIAAVALTASRAKGAVVK from the coding sequence GTGTCGACACAGGTGTCCACGTCCGCTCCCCAGCCACCCGCCGCCGCTGCCGAGGCACCCCCCGAGGTCAGGCGGGGCCTGCCGCCCGGCCTGTGGCAGACGCTCGGCCCGGCGGCCGTCTTCGTCGTCCTCTTCGGCATCACGGCCGCCCTGCAGCCGGCCATCCTGTCCGGCGTCGGGCCGATCAACCTCACCACGCAGGCCACCGCCATCCTCCTGGTGGCGCTCGGCCAGGCCGCGGTGCTGCACGTCGGCTCGATCGACCTGTCGAACGCGGCCTCGGCGGTGCTGGGCGCGATGGTGCTGGCCAAGCTGCTGGGCCCCACGGCCGTGGCCGCGCCCGTGCTGACGCTCGTGGTCATGGCGCTCATCGGTGCGGTCAACGGCCTGCTCGTGGCCTTCACGCAGGTGCCCTCCTTCGCCCTGACCCTCGGCACGCTGGGCGTGCTGCAGGCCGCATCGCTGGTGGTCTCCGACAACACCACCGTCTACGCCTCGTCCAACGGCGAGGTGGTGAGCTGGCTGTTCATCCAGGCCTTCGCCGGCCTGCCGGTGGCGTTCTGGTTCGCCGTGGTCGTGGCGGTGCTGTTCTGGCTCGTCCTGCGCCGGACGTCGCTGGGCCAGGCCCTCACCGCCGTCGGGCTCAACGAGACCGCCGCCGTCTTCTCCGGCCTGCGCACCCGCTGGCTCAAGGTGGCCGCCTTCAGCTTCTCCGGCCTCATGGCCGGTGCCGCGGGCATCTGCATCATCAGCCAGGCCGGCGCCGCCAGCTCCTTCGGCCTCGGCAGCGACCTGCTGCTCCCCGGCATCGCCGCCGCCCTCATCGGCGGCGTCGCCATCACCGGCGGCCGCACCAACCCCGTCGGCGTGGTCTTCGGCGCCCTCACGGTGGCGCTCGTGCCCATCGCCGCCACCGCCCTCGGCGTCACGCCGCAGGCCCGCAGCCTCGTCTACGGAGCCGTCGTCATCGCGGCGGTCGCCCTCACCGCCAGCCGCGCCAAGGGCGCCGTCGTCAAGTGA
- the pepD gene encoding beta-Ala-His dipeptidase: MTVLDQLEPQEVLRFFETLTTIPRGSTNEERVAAWVVGFARERGLEASSDEVHNVFVRKPGQHGGEDAVPLVLHGHLDMVCEKAEGVEIDFVNDPITIKVVGDEITADGTSLGADNGIGVSYILALLDSTELPHPPLEVVLTAMEEKGKVGSSKFDTSRLTGSRMIDFNWITDTEILAGCSGDVTFTVDVPGELETVPASHTSALRLLVRGLMGGHCEFDIHLERANAVLLLARALVALGEVADVRLASPHGGAQNNAIPADADVVLALRPEDEKAVREAVSDLQATFQREYATAEPKLRLELADAGAVPGQVFSKAAGERLARLTTLVPNGVISWNLDVPGVVETSNNLGTIRTTDDGARLMSTITSALTSRKHEVLDRVRNLASLAGGGVTVQEYGLDAPEFPYRPDSPLLATARAAYTDVIGSEPDVHVSQCSLELGMFSRAVPGLDVISIGTELRDLHSPNEAVKHTSVAKVWPLVREVVTRLADDKKEA, encoded by the coding sequence ATGACCGTGCTCGACCAGCTGGAGCCGCAGGAGGTCCTGCGCTTCTTCGAGACCCTCACCACCATCCCCCGCGGCTCCACCAACGAGGAGCGCGTCGCCGCCTGGGTGGTCGGCTTCGCCCGCGAGCGCGGCCTGGAGGCGTCCTCCGACGAGGTGCACAACGTCTTCGTGCGCAAGCCCGGCCAGCACGGCGGCGAGGACGCCGTCCCGCTGGTGCTGCACGGCCACCTCGACATGGTCTGCGAGAAGGCCGAGGGCGTGGAGATCGACTTCGTCAACGACCCGATCACCATCAAGGTGGTGGGCGACGAGATCACCGCCGACGGCACCTCCCTCGGCGCCGACAACGGCATCGGGGTCTCCTACATCCTCGCCCTGCTCGACTCCACCGAGCTGCCGCACCCGCCGCTGGAGGTGGTGCTCACCGCCATGGAGGAGAAGGGCAAGGTCGGCTCCTCGAAGTTCGACACGTCCCGCCTCACCGGCTCTCGGATGATCGACTTCAACTGGATCACCGACACCGAGATCCTCGCCGGCTGCTCCGGCGACGTGACCTTCACGGTGGACGTGCCCGGTGAGCTCGAGACCGTCCCCGCCTCGCACACGAGCGCTCTCCGCCTGCTGGTGCGCGGCCTCATGGGCGGGCACTGCGAGTTCGACATCCACCTCGAGCGCGCCAACGCCGTGCTGCTGCTGGCCCGGGCCCTGGTGGCGCTCGGTGAGGTCGCCGACGTCCGCCTCGCCTCCCCCCACGGCGGTGCGCAGAACAACGCCATCCCCGCCGACGCCGACGTGGTGCTCGCACTGCGTCCCGAGGACGAGAAGGCCGTCCGCGAGGCCGTCTCCGACCTCCAGGCCACGTTCCAGCGCGAGTACGCGACCGCCGAGCCGAAGCTGCGGCTCGAGCTCGCCGACGCCGGTGCGGTGCCCGGACAGGTCTTCTCGAAGGCCGCCGGCGAGCGCCTGGCGCGCCTGACGACGCTGGTGCCCAACGGTGTCATCAGCTGGAACCTCGACGTGCCCGGCGTGGTGGAGACCTCCAACAACCTCGGGACCATCCGCACCACGGACGACGGTGCGCGGCTGATGTCGACGATCACCTCGGCGCTGACCTCCCGCAAGCACGAGGTGCTGGACCGGGTGCGCAACCTGGCGTCGCTCGCCGGCGGCGGCGTGACCGTCCAGGAGTACGGGCTGGACGCGCCGGAGTTCCCCTACCGCCCCGACTCCCCGCTGCTGGCGACCGCGCGCGCCGCGTACACCGACGTCATCGGCTCAGAGCCCGACGTGCACGTCAGCCAGTGCAGCCTCGAGCTGGGCATGTTCAGCCGCGCCGTGCCGGGCCTGGACGTCATCTCCATCGGCACCGAGCTGCGCGACCTGCACTCCCCCAACGAAGCCGTGAAGCACACGTCGGTGGCCAAGGTGTGGCCGCTGGTCCGCGAGGTCGTGACCCGGCTCGCCGACGACAAGAAGGAGGCCTGA
- the nrdR gene encoding transcriptional regulator NrdR yields the protein MHCPFCQFADSRVVDSRTSDDGQSIRRRRQCPSCGRRFSTAETASLTVLKRSGVAEPFSRDKVITGVRKACQGRPVTADQLARLAQQVEESVRTAGRAEVDAHDVGVAVLAPLRELDEVAYLRYASVYQAFDSLEDFEAAIALLRAEHAVHAVSDEQAPSR from the coding sequence GTGCACTGCCCGTTCTGCCAGTTCGCGGACTCGCGCGTCGTCGACTCCCGGACCTCGGACGACGGCCAGTCGATCCGCCGGCGCCGCCAGTGCCCCAGCTGCGGGCGCCGCTTCTCGACGGCGGAGACCGCCAGCCTGACCGTGCTCAAGCGCTCCGGCGTCGCCGAGCCGTTCAGCCGCGACAAGGTGATCACCGGCGTGCGCAAGGCGTGCCAGGGGCGTCCCGTCACCGCCGACCAGCTGGCCCGGCTCGCGCAGCAGGTGGAGGAGTCGGTGCGCACCGCGGGGCGCGCCGAGGTGGACGCGCACGACGTCGGCGTGGCCGTGCTCGCCCCGCTGCGCGAGCTCGACGAGGTGGCCTACCTGCGCTACGCGTCGGTCTACCAGGCGTTCGACTCCCTGGAGGACTTCGAGGCCGCCATCGCGCTGCTGCGCGCCGAGCACGCGGTGCACGCGGTGTCCGACGAGCAGGCGCCCTCCCGGTGA
- a CDS encoding family 4 glycosyl hydrolase, whose product MKVTVVGAGSTYTPELVSGLAAQREHLQVDELVLYDVDGARLEVVGGLAQRMLAAQGLDVTTTLTTDRGRALDGADAVLLQLRVGGQAARLGDETFPGSCDCVGQETTGAGGAAKALRTVPVVLEIAEEVRRRSAPGAWVVDFTNPVGIVTRALLDHGHRAVGLCNYAIGVQRWAARLLGVSVTDPEQLRRVAVDPAGLNHLSWTRRVLLDGEDVLPRILTEHLDDVVAQYPFPPELVRLSGTIPSYYLHYFYEHDRVVAQQRTERPRAAVVADLEAELLRAYADPSLATKPAALEGRGGAYYSEAAVDLLASLLGDRPGTHVVDVRNAHVVDGRVQPVVAGLSVDDVVEVPCEVSSAGGGTVRPLPQAPLAPEALGLVQHVTAYEQLIGRAAVTRDDDDVRRALLAHPLLGQWDLVEQLLPGVTRRAGS is encoded by the coding sequence TTGAAGGTGACCGTCGTCGGAGCCGGGTCCACGTACACCCCCGAGCTCGTCTCGGGCCTCGCCGCGCAGCGCGAGCACCTGCAGGTCGACGAGCTCGTGCTCTACGACGTGGACGGTGCGCGCCTGGAGGTGGTCGGCGGCCTGGCGCAGCGGATGCTCGCCGCCCAGGGGCTGGACGTCACCACCACGCTGACCACGGACCGCGGCCGGGCGCTCGACGGCGCCGACGCCGTGCTGCTGCAGCTGCGCGTCGGCGGGCAGGCCGCCCGCCTGGGCGACGAGACCTTCCCCGGCTCGTGCGACTGCGTCGGCCAGGAGACCACCGGCGCCGGCGGGGCGGCCAAGGCGCTGCGCACGGTGCCCGTCGTCCTGGAGATCGCCGAGGAGGTGCGCCGGCGCAGCGCGCCCGGGGCGTGGGTCGTCGACTTCACCAACCCCGTCGGCATCGTCACCCGCGCGCTGCTCGACCACGGGCACCGCGCCGTCGGCCTGTGCAACTACGCCATCGGCGTGCAGCGCTGGGCCGCGCGCCTGCTCGGCGTCTCCGTGACCGACCCCGAGCAGCTGCGCCGCGTGGCCGTCGACCCCGCCGGGCTGAACCACCTGTCGTGGACCCGGCGGGTGCTCCTCGACGGCGAGGACGTCCTGCCGCGCATCCTCACCGAGCACCTGGACGACGTCGTCGCCCAGTACCCCTTCCCGCCCGAGCTGGTGCGGCTCAGCGGCACCATCCCGTCGTACTACCTGCACTACTTCTACGAGCACGACCGCGTGGTCGCCCAGCAGCGCACCGAGCGGCCGCGTGCCGCTGTCGTCGCCGACCTCGAGGCCGAGCTGCTGCGCGCCTACGCCGACCCCTCGCTCGCCACCAAGCCGGCGGCGCTGGAAGGCCGCGGCGGGGCGTACTACTCCGAGGCCGCCGTCGACCTGCTCGCCTCCCTCCTGGGCGACCGGCCCGGCACCCACGTGGTGGACGTCCGCAACGCGCACGTGGTGGACGGACGGGTGCAGCCGGTGGTCGCCGGCCTGTCGGTGGACGACGTCGTGGAGGTGCCCTGCGAGGTCAGCTCGGCGGGCGGCGGGACGGTGCGGCCGCTGCCGCAGGCGCCGCTGGCCCCCGAGGCCCTCGGGCTGGTGCAGCACGTCACCGCCTACGAGCAGCTCATCGGCCGCGCAGCCGTCACGAGGGACGACGACGACGTGCGCCGCGCGCTGCTGGCGCACCCGCTCCTGGGCCAGTGGGACCTCGTCGAGCAGCTGCTGCCCGGCGTCACCCGCCGGGCCGGCTCGTGA